CAAGGCTAGGCGCTTGTTTGGCAGCAAGGATACCAGTTTCTTGCTTTTTATTTTCTCTTTAATTTGAACACTAGGAACCAAAGCACAGACTGTGCCACCCATTACCAGTTCAACAAAGCCGTGTGAAGAAGGGTACCAGTGGCTATTATTAAAATTAACACTCGTTTCCAAGCATTCATTTTGGTAACGAGGCCAAAGTTCGTCATGTTCGTCATAAATCAAAGCCGGTGACTGTAGGATGGATTCTGCACTTAGATCACCCTTCAAATACTCTTCAATAAACCCCGGCGTCGCCACTAGCTCATAATTCATATAGCCGAGAAAGACAGAATCTCCGCCTGCGACGGGCGTGCCTATTTGGCTCAAACACGCAACGACTTGCCCTGTTTGCAATAAGGCTCGAGTTTGGTTTTGATCGGCGGCCTTGATGTGCAACTTGGCGTTATCGGTCAAGGAAAATTCGCTAACAACTTGAGTGAACCAAGTGGCTAAAACGTCATTATTAACAGCAATACTAATCGGTTGGTGTGCTTGATTCCCTTCGATGGATTCTCTTAGGCCTTCTTCTAACATAGTGACCTTGTTGAAGTGAGCCAGTAATTGTTCGCCTAACGCGGTTGCCACAACGGGTCTGGCGCGGATTAATAACGGTTGTCCGCATTCTTGCTCCAGACGTTTGATGTTTT
This genomic stretch from Marinomonas primoryensis harbors:
- a CDS encoding ArgP/LysG family DNA-binding transcriptional regulator, coding for MMDYKALTSLHAVLKFQSFDKAAQFLNLTQSAVSQNIKRLEQECGQPLLIRARPVVATALGEQLLAHFNKVTMLEEGLRESIEGNQAHQPISIAVNNDVLATWFTQVVSEFSLTDNAKLHIKAADQNQTRALLQTGQVVACLSQIGTPVAGGDSVFLGYMNYELVATPGFIEEYLKGDLSAESILQSPALIYDEHDELWPRYQNECLETSVNFNNSHWYPSSHGFVELVMGGTVCALVPSVQIKEKIKSKKLVSLLPNKRLALPLYWHWYKLNSPVLDRLTKVIITVTRDVL